One segment of Paenibacillus sp. FSL R7-0337 DNA contains the following:
- a CDS encoding NAD(P)H-binding protein, protein MNITIFGASGAIGQLLTQLALDHGDFVTAYVRNPHKISLKHPNLSFVQGELSNATTIEQAVAKSDVVISTLGPASDMSRKLKGTPIADGHELMIRAMKKHNKTRLITLATPALQSDDDKKNMSTILPGVMAKVFLPNGYAEIKKMEGIIKQSNLDWTVVRIINPNVKHKGQSYDYSFGDQSAKLSVSRENVANIMYAATRDNHMIRKMPIVYNK, encoded by the coding sequence ATGAATATCACCATTTTTGGTGCAAGTGGTGCAATCGGACAGCTGCTGACACAATTAGCTCTAGATCACGGAGATTTTGTTACGGCATATGTTAGAAACCCCCACAAAATTAGCCTCAAACATCCCAATTTGAGCTTTGTACAAGGGGAACTATCGAATGCTACAACCATTGAGCAGGCTGTTGCTAAATCAGATGTCGTAATCAGCACACTAGGACCAGCATCCGATATGTCACGAAAGCTTAAAGGGACGCCGATTGCAGACGGACATGAGCTGATGATTAGGGCTATGAAGAAGCATAACAAAACAAGGTTAATTACACTTGCGACGCCGGCTTTGCAATCAGATGACGATAAGAAAAACATGTCGACGATACTTCCAGGTGTGATGGCCAAAGTTTTCCTTCCAAACGGTTATGCAGAGATAAAGAAAATGGAAGGAATTATTAAACAATCGAACCTTGATTGGACAGTTGTCCGAATTATTAACCCCAATGTTAAACACAAAGGGCAATCCTATGACTATTCATTCGGAGATCAATCGGCTAAATTATCGGTTTCCAGGGAAAATGTTGCTAATATCATGTACGCTGCCACCCGTGACAACCATATGATTAGAAAAATGCCTATCGTCTACAACAAATAA
- a CDS encoding SDR family NAD(P)-dependent oxidoreductase has protein sequence MKTIAIVGAGAGLGMSIAKKFGQNGFRVALIARNEDKLKQLISELEQLGIEAAPFQADILNKEEIERAFAAVKEKYGFIDVLEYSPTPSINTVAPTLDVTEENALYQFQFNVLGALSSVRQVLPEMLAKQSGALLFTTGGAAIHPVPMMGNVGIAVSGLRNYIFNLNSELADKGVYAGHLSIGIWMQPNSGVQDKIADIWYDMYTKRDRVEEFITEDRV, from the coding sequence ATGAAAACTATAGCTATTGTTGGAGCAGGAGCAGGTTTAGGAATGTCCATTGCGAAGAAATTCGGACAAAACGGCTTTCGCGTAGCTCTTATTGCCCGAAATGAAGATAAGCTGAAACAGCTGATTAGTGAATTAGAACAATTGGGAATTGAAGCGGCTCCATTTCAAGCGGACATATTAAATAAAGAAGAAATTGAGAGAGCCTTTGCCGCTGTTAAAGAGAAATACGGGTTTATTGATGTTCTCGAATACAGTCCAACGCCGAGCATCAACACCGTAGCGCCAACATTAGATGTAACCGAAGAAAATGCGTTATACCAATTTCAATTTAATGTTTTAGGTGCGTTATCGAGTGTCCGGCAAGTGCTGCCGGAAATGCTGGCTAAGCAAAGCGGTGCCTTATTATTTACTACTGGAGGCGCTGCAATCCACCCGGTACCGATGATGGGTAATGTCGGAATTGCAGTTTCAGGGCTTCGTAATTATATCTTTAATTTGAACAGCGAATTAGCGGACAAAGGTGTGTACGCGGGTCACCTTTCGATCGGAATCTGGATGCAGCCGAATTCAGGAGTTCAAGACAAAATCGCTGATATTTGGTACGACATGTACACCAAAAGAGACAGAGTAGAAGAATTTATAACTGAAGACCGAGTGTGA
- a CDS encoding TetR/AcrR family transcriptional regulator produces the protein MNKKTDLRIIRSKHSIKKAFIELLTEKGYEGITIQDIADKAMINRNTFYLHYQNKPRFVKCIYGRVNRRTKEYTQAMLKQQNSVKRFYA, from the coding sequence ATGAACAAAAAAACCGATTTGCGTATCATTCGCTCCAAACATTCAATCAAAAAAGCGTTTATAGAGCTTCTTACGGAAAAGGGATACGAAGGAATTACGATTCAAGACATTGCCGATAAAGCGATGATTAACCGGAATACCTTTTACCTTCATTATCAGAACAAACCCCGATTTGTTAAATGCATCTATGGACGAGTTAATCGAAGAACTAAAGAGTACACTCAAGCAATGCTCAAGCAGCAAAACTCCGTTAAGCGGTTCTATGCTTGA
- a CDS encoding TetR-like C-terminal domain-containing protein, whose protein sequence is MDELIEELKSTLKQCSSSKTPLSGSMLEQLMQTILEKIQDNIPFYKALLVDENRIYGFQSKMEEIIKNTVEDGLNDAPLKISKELLLQYIASTFMGIVVWWVKNDFSYTPKELASQFGKILTQGHFKAAGISIND, encoded by the coding sequence ATGGACGAGTTAATCGAAGAACTAAAGAGTACACTCAAGCAATGCTCAAGCAGCAAAACTCCGTTAAGCGGTTCTATGCTTGAACAACTAATGCAAACCATCCTGGAGAAAATCCAGGACAATATCCCCTTTTACAAAGCATTGTTAGTGGATGAGAATAGAATTTATGGTTTTCAGTCAAAAATGGAGGAAATTATAAAAAACACAGTGGAGGATGGCTTGAATGATGCCCCATTGAAGATTTCAAAGGAATTATTACTCCAATATATCGCATCTACTTTTATGGGTATTGTGGTGTGGTGGGTTAAAAATGATTTTTCCTATACCCCAAAGGAACTCGCTTCTCAATTTGGTAAAATTCTAACTCAAGGACATTTTAAAGCCGCAGGTATTTCAATCAATGATTAA
- a CDS encoding SDR family oxidoreductase: MIVIVGATGTIGSALVERLADLGVPVRALSREPEKLRKQIGEKGRSAIEVVWADAADPESLRRACTGASQLFLAMSNSPRQIELETSIIQIAGESGIEHIVKISSPAFEQSSPVAVAGWHQEIEQVLRGSGLTHTVLRPYAFMQNLMRFAPTITTQNVFFGSMGHSPCNFIDCRDIADVAAEALTNPEVSGQIYTLTGSEIFSYPQIAARLSALLNRPISYINMEPQELLRNLIEHGHMPPWLANHVVEIQTMSRVVPESPNDTVRRLLGREPRKLEAFLHESVENYR; encoded by the coding sequence ATGATAGTTATTGTGGGAGCAACAGGTACGATAGGCAGTGCGCTGGTGGAACGGTTGGCTGATCTTGGCGTGCCCGTCAGGGCTCTGAGTAGAGAGCCGGAGAAGTTGCGTAAGCAGATCGGAGAAAAGGGCCGATCAGCTATCGAGGTCGTATGGGCAGATGCTGCTGACCCCGAATCGCTGCGCCGCGCATGTACAGGTGCCAGCCAGCTCTTCCTCGCCATGTCCAACAGTCCAAGACAAATTGAATTGGAAACTTCAATCATTCAGATTGCAGGCGAATCTGGAATCGAGCACATCGTGAAAATATCCAGCCCTGCCTTTGAGCAGAGCTCTCCAGTAGCAGTGGCGGGCTGGCATCAAGAAATCGAGCAAGTGCTGAGGGGATCAGGTCTCACCCACACCGTGTTGCGCCCTTATGCATTCATGCAAAACCTAATGCGCTTTGCACCAACGATTACAACCCAAAATGTTTTCTTCGGCTCCATGGGCCATTCACCGTGTAACTTCATTGACTGCCGCGATATCGCAGATGTTGCCGCAGAAGCTTTAACTAACCCTGAGGTATCAGGCCAAATATATACGCTTACAGGTTCAGAGATTTTCAGCTATCCTCAGATCGCGGCTCGGCTATCCGCCCTGCTTAATCGGCCAATAAGTTACATCAATATGGAACCCCAAGAACTACTCCGTAATCTTATCGAGCACGGGCATATGCCTCCTTGGCTTGCGAACCACGTTGTGGAGATTCAAACCATGTCCAGGGTGGTTCCAGAAAGTCCAAATGACACGGTGAGGCGCCTGCTCGGCAGAGAGCCGCGTAAGCTGGAAGCCTTTCTGCATGAGAGTGTGGAGAATTACCGGTAG